The following are from one region of the Carassius auratus strain Wakin chromosome 43, ASM336829v1, whole genome shotgun sequence genome:
- the fosb gene encoding protein FosB isoform X3: MQLFWKETKGILTKTPNKTCYGDNPFSPGTVGVSASLGSTGEMFQGFPGDPDTGSRGSSSPSLESQYLSSVESFGSPPTTSAPQECVSTTGVVGVGGGSTGSGAGVDMPSSFVPTVTAITTSQDLQWMVQPTLISSVAPGQSGTGSSTMTQPVALDPYDLPGTSFSSGGGFTPPSSDTPGPVRQSRSRRRARDETVSEDHDSMLTAEEEEKRRVRRERNKLAAAKCRNRRRELTDRLQSETDILEEEKAELEAEISELQKEKERLEFVLVAHQPGCKIPYHQDQPPAPLPLPLPQTSQQMPSVSVVGLTVKEDTFYLPPAYSSHHHHHVPVSQPTQTQPAPAQQQQGMMQEREPAVPALTSEPAVAISPLIP; the protein is encoded by the exons ATGCAACTGTTTTGGAAAGAGACTAAGGGCATCTTGACGAAGACTCCAAATAAAACTTGTTACG GTGACAACCCGTTCTCGCCGGGCACAGTAGGTGTTTCGGCTTCTCTCGGCTCCACCGGGGAGATGTTTCAGGGGTTCCCCGGAGACCCCGACACCGGCTCCCGTGGAAGCTCATCTCCTTCTCTTGAATCTCAGTACCTGTCGTCCGTGGAATCCTTCGGGAGTCCGCCCACCACTAGCGCACCGCAA GAGTGTGTATCAACCACTGGCGTGGTAGGGGTGGGTGGAGGGTCGACCGGCAGCGGGGCAGGGGTGGACATGCCCAGCTCATTTGTGCCCACAGTGACGGCCATCACCACCAGCCAGGATCTGCAGTGGATGGTGCAGCCCACTCTCATCTCCTCCGTTGCACCAGGGCAAAGCGGCACAGGCTCCAGCACCATGACGCAGCCTGTTGCTTTGGATCCTTATGACCTGCCAGGCACAAGCTTTTCATCTGGTGGAGGCTTCACCCCACCAAGCTCTGATACTCCTGGCCCAGTGAGACAATCTCGGAGCCGTCGCCGTGCACGGGATGAAACAGTGAGTGAGGACCATGACAGCATG CTGACAgctgaggaggaggagaagagacgTGTTAGACGAGAGAGAAATAAACTGGCTGCCGCTAAGTGTAGGAACCGACGGCGTGAGCTCACAGACAGGTTACAGTCG GAGACAGACATTTTGGAGGAGGAGAAGGCCGAGCTTGAGGCTGAAATATCGGAGCTGCAAAAGGAGAAGGAGCGCCTGGAGTTCGTCCTGGTCGCCCACCAACCCGGTTGCAAAATTCCCTATCACCAGGACCAGCCCCCCGCGCCGCTGCCGCTGCCACTGCCGCAGACGTCCCAGCAGATGCCTTCTGTCTCCGTGGTGGGTTTGACTGTGAAGGAGGACACTTTCTACCTGCCGCCTGCCTACTCgtcccaccaccaccaccacgtcCCGGTTTCACAGCCCACGCAGACACAGCCGGCCCCAGCACAACAGCAGCAAGGGATGATGCAGGAG AGGGAGCCTGCGGTGCCAGCGCTAACCAGCGAACCAGCAGTAGCGATCAGTCCTCTGATTCCCTGA
- the fosb gene encoding protein FosB isoform X5, giving the protein MQLFWKETKGILTKTPNKTCYGDNPFSPGTVGVSASLGSTGEMFQGFPGDPDTGSRGSSSPSLESQYLSSVESFGSPPTTSAPQECVSTTGVVGVGGGSTGSGAGVDMPSSFVPTVTAITTSQDLQWMVQPTLISSVAPGQSGTGSSTMTQPVALDPYDLPGTSFSSGGGFTPPSSDTPGPVRQSRSRRRARDETLTAEEEEKRRVRRERNKLAAAKCRNRRRELTDRLQSETDILEEEKAELEAEISELQKEKERLEFVLVAHQPGCKIPYHQDQPPAPLPLPLPQTSQQMPSVSVVGLTVKEDTFYLPPAYSSHHHHHVPVSQPTQTQPAPAQQQQGMMQEREPAVPALTSEPAVAISPLIP; this is encoded by the exons ATGCAACTGTTTTGGAAAGAGACTAAGGGCATCTTGACGAAGACTCCAAATAAAACTTGTTACG GTGACAACCCGTTCTCGCCGGGCACAGTAGGTGTTTCGGCTTCTCTCGGCTCCACCGGGGAGATGTTTCAGGGGTTCCCCGGAGACCCCGACACCGGCTCCCGTGGAAGCTCATCTCCTTCTCTTGAATCTCAGTACCTGTCGTCCGTGGAATCCTTCGGGAGTCCGCCCACCACTAGCGCACCGCAA GAGTGTGTATCAACCACTGGCGTGGTAGGGGTGGGTGGAGGGTCGACCGGCAGCGGGGCAGGGGTGGACATGCCCAGCTCATTTGTGCCCACAGTGACGGCCATCACCACCAGCCAGGATCTGCAGTGGATGGTGCAGCCCACTCTCATCTCCTCCGTTGCACCAGGGCAAAGCGGCACAGGCTCCAGCACCATGACGCAGCCTGTTGCTTTGGATCCTTATGACCTGCCAGGCACAAGCTTTTCATCTGGTGGAGGCTTCACCCCACCAAGCTCTGATACTCCTGGCCCAGTGAGACAATCTCGGAGCCGTCGCCGTGCACGGGATGAAACA CTGACAgctgaggaggaggagaagagacgTGTTAGACGAGAGAGAAATAAACTGGCTGCCGCTAAGTGTAGGAACCGACGGCGTGAGCTCACAGACAGGTTACAGTCG GAGACAGACATTTTGGAGGAGGAGAAGGCCGAGCTTGAGGCTGAAATATCGGAGCTGCAAAAGGAGAAGGAGCGCCTGGAGTTCGTCCTGGTCGCCCACCAACCCGGTTGCAAAATTCCCTATCACCAGGACCAGCCCCCCGCGCCGCTGCCGCTGCCACTGCCGCAGACGTCCCAGCAGATGCCTTCTGTCTCCGTGGTGGGTTTGACTGTGAAGGAGGACACTTTCTACCTGCCGCCTGCCTACTCgtcccaccaccaccaccacgtcCCGGTTTCACAGCCCACGCAGACACAGCCGGCCCCAGCACAACAGCAGCAAGGGATGATGCAGGAG AGGGAGCCTGCGGTGCCAGCGCTAACCAGCGAACCAGCAGTAGCGATCAGTCCTCTGATTCCCTGA
- the c43h19orf47 gene encoding uncharacterized protein C19orf47 homolog, producing the protein MATVTAATSEWIQFFKDAGIPAGLAVNYAVSFVDNRIQKSMLMDLSKEIMMDLGITVIGDIIAILKHAKHVYRQGMCKMTTEAISSGQTSVQAELRRTANTPATRMIANALSRDSPPNTPARHPDNRISVTVSNASAKTVPSKPADENGLQVKRRKVTREIEGKYVINMPKGTTARTRRILAQQAKKAKVLKRTSVFDRLGAESKADTTSANKQPTGVFSRLGKAEEDVEGGEKTDGVTEAFEDHDSDGEGSVLQYAGVLKRPLPTSNKETVTSKSKPFTLRRLGAKYKLPSSEGTPPISSTSFSNQEGTPKLGVLQRLGKVPSVNPTSSTPLVSQPADTQDSRVTSSRSKAQGSFALASSKVSSSTGDTHGAQMDAGAVSVFKRLGARKT; encoded by the exons ATGGCGACCGTTACAGCAG CTACCTCAGAATGGATCCAGTTCTTCAAAGATGCTGGGATCCCTGCTGGACTGGCTGTCAACTACGCAGTGTCATTTGTTGATAACAG GATTCAGAAAAGCATGCTCATGGACCTCAGTAAGGAAATAATGATGGATTTAGGAATCACAGTCATCGGGGACATCATAGCCATTCTCAAACATGCAAAGCATGTGTATAGACAG GGTATGTGTAAAATGACAACTGAGGCCATTTCGTCTGGACAGACTAGTGTACAGGCTGAACTGAGACGTACTGCTAACACTC CTGCCACACGCATGATTGCCAATGCTTTGAGCCGGGACTCCCCACCAAATACGCCTGCCCGGCACCCAGACAACCGGATTTCAGTAACAGTCTCCAACGCCAGTGCTAAAACAG TGCCCAGCAAGCCAGCAGATGAAAATGGGTTGCAAGTGAAGCGGCGGAAAGTCACAAGAGAAATCGAGGGGAAATATGTCATTAACATGCCAAAAGGCACAACAGCTCGCACTCGGCGCATCCTGGCACAGCAGGCCAAAAAAG CTAAGGTTTTAAAGCGTACTTCAGTGTTTGATAGACTTGGGGCAGAGTCTAAGGCAGACACCACCTCAGCCAATAAG caGCCAACAGGTGTGTTTAGCCGACTGGGTAAAGCAGAGGAAGATGTAGAGGGTGGAGAAAAGACTGATGGTGTTACAGAAGCGTTCGAGGACCATGACAGCGACGGAGAGGGCTCAGTGCTGCAGTATGCTGGCGTCCTCAAACGACCCCTGCCCACTTCTAACAAAGAGACTGTAACCTCCAAATCAAAACCCTTCACTCTGCGTCGACTAGGTGCAAAGTACAAACTCCCCTCATCTGAAGGCACACCACCAATCTCCTCTACTTCCTTCTCCAACCAGGAGGGGACACCCAAATTGGGTGTACTGCAGAGATTAGGCAAGGTCCCATCAGTCAACCCTACCTCCTCGACCCCACTAGTCAGTCAGCCTGCAGACACCCAGGACAGTCGCGTTACGAGTAGCAGAAGCAAAGCCCAGGGCAGCTTTGCTCTGGCCAGCTCTAAGGTCAGTAGTAGCACAGGTGACACTCACGGGGCTCAGATGGATGCTGGGGCAGTCAGTGTATTCAAGAGACTGGGTGCCCGGAAAACCTAA
- the fosb gene encoding protein FosB isoform X4 yields MQLFWKETKGILTKTPNKTCYGDNPFSPGTVGVSASLGSTGEMFQGFPGDPDTGSRGSSSPSLESQYLSSVESFGSPPTTSAPQECVSTTGVVGVGGGSTGSGAGVDMPSSFVPTVTAITTSQDLQWMVQPTLISSVAPGQSGTGSSTMTQPVALDPYDLPGTSFSSGGGFTPPSSDTPGPVRQSRSRRRARDETVSEDHDSMLTAEEEEKRRVRRERNKLAAAKCRNRRRELTDRLQSETDILEEEKAELEAEISELQKEKERLEFVLVAHQPGCKIPYHQDQPPAPLPLPLPQTSQQMPSVSVVGLTVKEDTFYLPPAYSSHHHHHVPVSQPTQTQPAPAQQQQGMMQESSAPESPLDPENPWNLE; encoded by the exons ATGCAACTGTTTTGGAAAGAGACTAAGGGCATCTTGACGAAGACTCCAAATAAAACTTGTTACG GTGACAACCCGTTCTCGCCGGGCACAGTAGGTGTTTCGGCTTCTCTCGGCTCCACCGGGGAGATGTTTCAGGGGTTCCCCGGAGACCCCGACACCGGCTCCCGTGGAAGCTCATCTCCTTCTCTTGAATCTCAGTACCTGTCGTCCGTGGAATCCTTCGGGAGTCCGCCCACCACTAGCGCACCGCAA GAGTGTGTATCAACCACTGGCGTGGTAGGGGTGGGTGGAGGGTCGACCGGCAGCGGGGCAGGGGTGGACATGCCCAGCTCATTTGTGCCCACAGTGACGGCCATCACCACCAGCCAGGATCTGCAGTGGATGGTGCAGCCCACTCTCATCTCCTCCGTTGCACCAGGGCAAAGCGGCACAGGCTCCAGCACCATGACGCAGCCTGTTGCTTTGGATCCTTATGACCTGCCAGGCACAAGCTTTTCATCTGGTGGAGGCTTCACCCCACCAAGCTCTGATACTCCTGGCCCAGTGAGACAATCTCGGAGCCGTCGCCGTGCACGGGATGAAACAGTGAGTGAGGACCATGACAGCATG CTGACAgctgaggaggaggagaagagacgTGTTAGACGAGAGAGAAATAAACTGGCTGCCGCTAAGTGTAGGAACCGACGGCGTGAGCTCACAGACAGGTTACAGTCG GAGACAGACATTTTGGAGGAGGAGAAGGCCGAGCTTGAGGCTGAAATATCGGAGCTGCAAAAGGAGAAGGAGCGCCTGGAGTTCGTCCTGGTCGCCCACCAACCCGGTTGCAAAATTCCCTATCACCAGGACCAGCCCCCCGCGCCGCTGCCGCTGCCACTGCCGCAGACGTCCCAGCAGATGCCTTCTGTCTCCGTGGTGGGTTTGACTGTGAAGGAGGACACTTTCTACCTGCCGCCTGCCTACTCgtcccaccaccaccaccacgtcCCGGTTTCACAGCCCACGCAGACACAGCCGGCCCCAGCACAACAGCAGCAAGGGATGATGCAGGAG TCTTCGGCCCCTGAGAGCCCGTTGGACCCTGAAAACCCGTGGAACCTTGAGTGA
- the fosb gene encoding protein FosB isoform X1: MQLFWKETKGILTKTPNKTCYGDNPFSPGTVGVSASLGSTGEMFQGFPGDPDTGSRGSSSPSLESQYLSSVESFGSPPTTSAPQECVSTTGVVGVGGGSTGSGAGVDMPSSFVPTVTAITTSQDLQWMVQPTLISSVAPGQSGTGSSTMTQPVALDPYDLPGTSFSSGGGFTPPSSDTPGPVRQSRSRRRARDETVSEDHDSMLTAEEEEKRRVRRERNKLAAAKCRNRRRELTDRLQSETDILEEEKAELEAEISELQKEKERLEFVLVAHQPGCKIPYHQDQPPAPLPLPLPQTSQQMPSVSVVGLTVKEDTFYLPPAYSSHHHHHVPVSQPTQTQPAPAQQQQGMMQEVAFSSSFYGQGQPAPDGPCLVADGGGNPDAGSYIPSYTSSFVFTYPEGACGASANQRTSSSDQSSDSLNSPSLLAL, from the exons ATGCAACTGTTTTGGAAAGAGACTAAGGGCATCTTGACGAAGACTCCAAATAAAACTTGTTACG GTGACAACCCGTTCTCGCCGGGCACAGTAGGTGTTTCGGCTTCTCTCGGCTCCACCGGGGAGATGTTTCAGGGGTTCCCCGGAGACCCCGACACCGGCTCCCGTGGAAGCTCATCTCCTTCTCTTGAATCTCAGTACCTGTCGTCCGTGGAATCCTTCGGGAGTCCGCCCACCACTAGCGCACCGCAA GAGTGTGTATCAACCACTGGCGTGGTAGGGGTGGGTGGAGGGTCGACCGGCAGCGGGGCAGGGGTGGACATGCCCAGCTCATTTGTGCCCACAGTGACGGCCATCACCACCAGCCAGGATCTGCAGTGGATGGTGCAGCCCACTCTCATCTCCTCCGTTGCACCAGGGCAAAGCGGCACAGGCTCCAGCACCATGACGCAGCCTGTTGCTTTGGATCCTTATGACCTGCCAGGCACAAGCTTTTCATCTGGTGGAGGCTTCACCCCACCAAGCTCTGATACTCCTGGCCCAGTGAGACAATCTCGGAGCCGTCGCCGTGCACGGGATGAAACAGTGAGTGAGGACCATGACAGCATG CTGACAgctgaggaggaggagaagagacgTGTTAGACGAGAGAGAAATAAACTGGCTGCCGCTAAGTGTAGGAACCGACGGCGTGAGCTCACAGACAGGTTACAGTCG GAGACAGACATTTTGGAGGAGGAGAAGGCCGAGCTTGAGGCTGAAATATCGGAGCTGCAAAAGGAGAAGGAGCGCCTGGAGTTCGTCCTGGTCGCCCACCAACCCGGTTGCAAAATTCCCTATCACCAGGACCAGCCCCCCGCGCCGCTGCCGCTGCCACTGCCGCAGACGTCCCAGCAGATGCCTTCTGTCTCCGTGGTGGGTTTGACTGTGAAGGAGGACACTTTCTACCTGCCGCCTGCCTACTCgtcccaccaccaccaccacgtcCCGGTTTCACAGCCCACGCAGACACAGCCGGCCCCAGCACAACAGCAGCAAGGGATGATGCAGGAGGTAGCCTTTTCTAGTTCTTTCTATGGGCAGGGCCAGCCGGCGCCGGACGGCCCGTGCCTTGTTGCCGACGGTGGCGGTAACCCTGACGCCGGCAGCTACATCCCCTCATAcacatcttcatttgtgttcaccTACCCAGAGGGAGCCTGCGGTGCCAGCGCTAACCAGCGAACCAGCAGTAGCGATCAGTCCTCTGATTCCCTGAACTCACCCTCGCTTCTTGCACTTTGA
- the fosb gene encoding protein FosB isoform X2, producing MQLFWKETKGILTKTPNKTCYGDNPFSPGTVGVSASLGSTGEMFQGFPGDPDTGSRGSSSPSLESQYLSSVESFGSPPTTSAPQECVSTTGVVGVGGGSTGSGAGVDMPSSFVPTVTAITTSQDLQWMVQPTLISSVAPGQSGTGSSTMTQPVALDPYDLPGTSFSSGGGFTPPSSDTPGPVRQSRSRRRARDETLTAEEEEKRRVRRERNKLAAAKCRNRRRELTDRLQSETDILEEEKAELEAEISELQKEKERLEFVLVAHQPGCKIPYHQDQPPAPLPLPLPQTSQQMPSVSVVGLTVKEDTFYLPPAYSSHHHHHVPVSQPTQTQPAPAQQQQGMMQEVAFSSSFYGQGQPAPDGPCLVADGGGNPDAGSYIPSYTSSFVFTYPEGACGASANQRTSSSDQSSDSLNSPSLLAL from the exons ATGCAACTGTTTTGGAAAGAGACTAAGGGCATCTTGACGAAGACTCCAAATAAAACTTGTTACG GTGACAACCCGTTCTCGCCGGGCACAGTAGGTGTTTCGGCTTCTCTCGGCTCCACCGGGGAGATGTTTCAGGGGTTCCCCGGAGACCCCGACACCGGCTCCCGTGGAAGCTCATCTCCTTCTCTTGAATCTCAGTACCTGTCGTCCGTGGAATCCTTCGGGAGTCCGCCCACCACTAGCGCACCGCAA GAGTGTGTATCAACCACTGGCGTGGTAGGGGTGGGTGGAGGGTCGACCGGCAGCGGGGCAGGGGTGGACATGCCCAGCTCATTTGTGCCCACAGTGACGGCCATCACCACCAGCCAGGATCTGCAGTGGATGGTGCAGCCCACTCTCATCTCCTCCGTTGCACCAGGGCAAAGCGGCACAGGCTCCAGCACCATGACGCAGCCTGTTGCTTTGGATCCTTATGACCTGCCAGGCACAAGCTTTTCATCTGGTGGAGGCTTCACCCCACCAAGCTCTGATACTCCTGGCCCAGTGAGACAATCTCGGAGCCGTCGCCGTGCACGGGATGAAACA CTGACAgctgaggaggaggagaagagacgTGTTAGACGAGAGAGAAATAAACTGGCTGCCGCTAAGTGTAGGAACCGACGGCGTGAGCTCACAGACAGGTTACAGTCG GAGACAGACATTTTGGAGGAGGAGAAGGCCGAGCTTGAGGCTGAAATATCGGAGCTGCAAAAGGAGAAGGAGCGCCTGGAGTTCGTCCTGGTCGCCCACCAACCCGGTTGCAAAATTCCCTATCACCAGGACCAGCCCCCCGCGCCGCTGCCGCTGCCACTGCCGCAGACGTCCCAGCAGATGCCTTCTGTCTCCGTGGTGGGTTTGACTGTGAAGGAGGACACTTTCTACCTGCCGCCTGCCTACTCgtcccaccaccaccaccacgtcCCGGTTTCACAGCCCACGCAGACACAGCCGGCCCCAGCACAACAGCAGCAAGGGATGATGCAGGAGGTAGCCTTTTCTAGTTCTTTCTATGGGCAGGGCCAGCCGGCGCCGGACGGCCCGTGCCTTGTTGCCGACGGTGGCGGTAACCCTGACGCCGGCAGCTACATCCCCTCATAcacatcttcatttgtgttcaccTACCCAGAGGGAGCCTGCGGTGCCAGCGCTAACCAGCGAACCAGCAGTAGCGATCAGTCCTCTGATTCCCTGAACTCACCCTCGCTTCTTGCACTTTGA